The proteins below are encoded in one region of Pseudoduganella armeniaca:
- a CDS encoding alpha/beta fold hydrolase, translating to MTPSRSEFLTVRGLRTHVRHWGRVGAPKIFMLHGWMDVGASFQFVVDHLQGDWHVIAPDWRGFGLSERPGTDTYWFPDYLGDLDAILRHYQPEGAVNLLGHSMGGNIVGIYAGVRPERIRRLINLEGFGLKAAVPEDAPRKYAKWLDELLAPPTMRGYPSVQAVAARLQKTNPRLTDERAAFLAQHWSAPNAAGEWEILGDPVHKQGSPLPYHVEDILACWRQITAPVLWVEAEHTNMWLWMGGLDEGRREVDRRIAHIANVTPKLMPDAGHMLHHDQPELLAGMIEDFLA from the coding sequence ATGACACCATCCCGCTCCGAATTCCTGACCGTGCGCGGCCTGCGCACCCACGTGCGCCACTGGGGCCGCGTCGGCGCCCCGAAGATCTTCATGCTGCACGGCTGGATGGACGTGGGCGCGTCGTTCCAGTTCGTCGTCGACCACCTGCAGGGCGACTGGCACGTGATCGCGCCGGACTGGCGCGGCTTCGGCCTGTCCGAACGGCCCGGCACCGACACCTACTGGTTCCCGGACTACCTGGGCGACCTGGACGCAATCCTGCGCCACTACCAGCCGGAAGGCGCCGTCAACCTGCTGGGGCACAGCATGGGCGGCAATATCGTCGGCATCTATGCCGGCGTGCGCCCGGAGCGCATCCGCCGCCTGATCAACCTGGAAGGTTTCGGCCTGAAGGCGGCCGTGCCGGAAGACGCGCCGCGCAAGTATGCCAAGTGGCTGGACGAACTGCTGGCGCCGCCGACGATGCGCGGCTACCCCAGCGTGCAGGCCGTGGCGGCGCGGCTGCAGAAGACCAACCCGCGCCTGACGGACGAGCGCGCGGCCTTCCTGGCGCAGCACTGGTCGGCGCCCAACGCGGCCGGCGAGTGGGAAATCCTGGGCGACCCGGTGCACAAGCAGGGCAGCCCGCTGCCGTATCACGTGGAAGACATCCTGGCCTGCTGGCGCCAGATCACGGCGCCCGTGCTGTGGGTGGAAGCGGAGCACACCAATATGTGGCTGTGGATGGGCGGCCTTGACGAGGGCCGGCGCGAGGTGGACCGCCGCATCGCCCACATCGCCAACGTCACGCCCAAGCTGATGCCGGACGCCGGCCACATGCTGCACCACGACCAGCCGGAACTGCTGGCAGGAATGATCGAGGACTTCCTGGCCTAG
- a CDS encoding 3',5'-nucleoside bisphosphate phosphatase, with the protein MKVDLHCHSNVSDGVLPPALVAAHARQGGVDVWALTDHDEVGGTAAARAAAREQGMRFVAGVEISITWGGETVHIVGLQIDENDPVLTQGLAATRSGRDARGREIGVQLEKAGIPGAYEGAMSYVDNPALMSRTHFARYLVQEGYCANVSEVFRKYLSEGKPGYVPHRWASLQDAVGWIRGAGGIAVIAHPGRYRFSPMQQGVLFDEFKQLGGAAIEVVTGSHTPDQYPVYAQLANAYGFLASRGTDFHAPGEARVDFAALPPLPGNVTPVWHDWF; encoded by the coding sequence ATGAAAGTAGACCTGCACTGCCATTCCAACGTTTCCGACGGTGTCCTGCCGCCCGCGCTGGTCGCGGCCCATGCGCGCCAGGGCGGCGTCGACGTGTGGGCGTTGACGGACCATGACGAGGTCGGCGGCACGGCCGCCGCGCGCGCCGCCGCGCGCGAGCAGGGCATGCGCTTCGTCGCCGGCGTCGAGATTTCCATCACGTGGGGCGGCGAGACGGTGCACATCGTGGGCCTGCAGATCGACGAGAACGATCCGGTGCTGACGCAGGGCCTGGCCGCGACCCGCTCGGGGCGCGACGCGCGCGGCCGCGAGATCGGCGTGCAGCTGGAAAAAGCCGGCATCCCGGGCGCCTACGAAGGCGCCATGAGCTACGTGGACAATCCCGCGCTGATGTCGCGCACCCACTTCGCCCGCTACCTGGTGCAGGAGGGCTATTGCGCCAATGTGTCGGAGGTGTTCCGCAAATACCTGTCTGAGGGCAAGCCCGGCTATGTGCCGCACCGCTGGGCCAGCCTGCAGGATGCCGTTGGCTGGATCCGTGGCGCCGGCGGCATTGCCGTCATCGCCCACCCCGGCCGCTACCGCTTCAGCCCCATGCAGCAGGGCGTGCTGTTCGACGAGTTCAAGCAACTGGGCGGCGCCGCCATCGAGGTGGTCACGGGCAGCCACACGCCGGACCAGTACCCGGTCTACGCGCAGCTGGCCAATGCCTATGGCTTCCTGGCCTCGCGCGGCACCGATTTCCACGCGCCGGGCGAGGCGCGGGTGGACTTCGCCGCGCTGCCGCCGCTGCCGGGTAATGTGACGCCCGTCTGGCACGACTGGTTCTGA
- a CDS encoding site-2 protease family protein: MSELDLVIRNVALYAIPVLFAISLHEAAHGYVARYFGDHTASEQGRLSANPMRHIDPFGTIVLPLLTYYFLHMPFGYAKPVPVDYSRLRNPKKQMGFVAAAGPAANFAMALGWAIWGILLAGMHVTEPFLVGMAQGGVIVNAVMCVFNLIPVPPLDGGRIVTAVLPLDLARSYARLELYTPYIFLGLIVLMYLGALSPVLTTLVAGMIQLIMALVTPLALLLT, translated from the coding sequence ATGAGTGAACTTGACCTGGTCATCCGCAACGTCGCGCTGTACGCGATTCCCGTGCTGTTCGCGATCTCCCTGCACGAGGCGGCGCATGGTTACGTGGCGCGCTACTTCGGCGACCACACCGCCAGCGAGCAGGGCCGCTTGAGCGCCAACCCGATGCGCCACATCGACCCGTTCGGGACGATCGTGCTGCCGCTGCTGACCTATTACTTCCTGCACATGCCGTTCGGCTACGCCAAGCCGGTGCCGGTGGACTACAGCCGCCTGCGCAATCCGAAGAAGCAGATGGGCTTCGTGGCCGCCGCCGGCCCGGCCGCCAACTTCGCCATGGCGTTGGGCTGGGCGATCTGGGGCATCCTGCTGGCCGGCATGCACGTGACGGAACCGTTCCTGGTCGGCATGGCGCAGGGCGGCGTCATCGTCAATGCCGTCATGTGCGTGTTCAACCTGATTCCCGTGCCGCCGCTGGACGGCGGCCGCATCGTCACGGCCGTGCTGCCGCTGGACCTGGCGCGCAGCTATGCGCGGCTGGAGTTGTACACGCCGTATATCTTCCTCGGCCTGATCGTCCTGATGTACCTGGGCGCGCTCAGTCCCGTGCTGACGACCCTGGTGGCGGGCATGATCCAGTTGATCATGGCGCTGGTGACGCCGCTGGCGCTGTTGTTGACCTGA
- a CDS encoding class I SAM-dependent methyltransferase, with protein sequence MNDAANTPGHAATDVISSWVQRFAPLIPGGEVLDLACGSGRHARHLQALGHAVVAVDRDPAALAAAAGPGIVTSEIDLEEEGAAWPFGAQRFAGIVVTNYLHRPLLAGMIGSLAPNGVLVYETFAEGNAAFGKPSNPDFLLRAGELLEMAKQYGLRVIAFEDGIVNQPKQAMVQRICAVKAEFPREAALLAG encoded by the coding sequence ATGAACGACGCAGCAAATACCCCTGGTCATGCGGCCACCGACGTGATTTCCTCCTGGGTGCAGCGCTTCGCACCGCTGATTCCCGGCGGCGAGGTGCTGGACCTGGCCTGCGGCAGCGGCCGTCACGCGCGCCACCTGCAGGCGCTTGGCCATGCCGTGGTGGCGGTCGACCGCGATCCGGCCGCGCTGGCCGCGGCAGCCGGGCCCGGCATCGTCACCAGCGAGATCGACCTGGAAGAGGAGGGCGCGGCCTGGCCGTTCGGGGCACAGCGCTTCGCCGGCATCGTGGTGACGAACTACCTGCACCGGCCGCTGCTGGCCGGCATGATCGGCAGCCTGGCGCCGAACGGCGTCCTGGTGTACGAGACGTTTGCCGAGGGCAATGCCGCGTTCGGCAAGCCGTCGAATCCGGATTTCCTGCTGAGGGCGGGTGAATTGCTGGAGATGGCAAAACAATATGGCCTGCGTGTCATCGCTTTCGAGGATGGCATCGTTAACCAGCCGAAACAAGCCATGGTCCAGCGCATCTGCGCCGTCAAGGCCGAGTTTCCCAGGGAGGCCGCGCTGCTGGCCGGTTGA
- the bamC gene encoding outer membrane protein assembly factor BamC: MLSLTGCGMVESVVGKSTVDYKSAKKASTLDVPPDLTQLQKDNRYALPDSSSGIATASGYAAQHGGTPGTAPAAAQVPAGNAVASSGNDAVRVVRAGNQRWLVVKQPADALWPQLKTFWEDNGFTLAVDNATAGVMETEWNENRAKIPQDFIRSTIGKVFDSAYSSGERDKFRTRVERNADGTTEIYISHRGAEEVLTGPQKEIAQWTTRPSDPNLEALFLARLMTKLGGTDEAASKTAVDNAIVQPLHAFLKGEGANRYVETDEGFDRSWRRVGLALDRAGFTVEDRDRVSGIYFVRYVADQVEKKGFFKRLFSWGSSEADKEAQRYRIVVKAAADGNTSQVTVQDNKGVADASPTAEKILSLLQEQLK, encoded by the coding sequence ATGCTCAGCCTGACCGGCTGCGGCATGGTCGAATCGGTCGTCGGCAAAAGCACGGTGGACTACAAATCGGCCAAGAAAGCCAGCACGCTGGACGTCCCGCCGGACCTGACCCAACTGCAAAAAGACAATCGCTACGCCCTGCCGGACAGCAGCAGCGGCATCGCCACCGCTTCCGGCTACGCCGCCCAGCACGGCGGCACGCCAGGCACCGCGCCGGCCGCCGCCCAAGTCCCGGCCGGCAATGCCGTGGCCAGCTCGGGCAACGACGCCGTGCGTGTCGTTCGTGCCGGCAACCAGCGCTGGCTGGTCGTCAAGCAGCCGGCCGACGCGCTGTGGCCCCAGCTGAAGACCTTCTGGGAAGACAACGGCTTCACCCTGGCGGTCGACAACGCCACGGCCGGCGTGATGGAAACGGAGTGGAACGAAAACCGTGCCAAGATCCCGCAGGACTTCATCCGCAGCACGATCGGCAAGGTGTTCGACTCGGCCTACTCCAGCGGCGAGCGCGACAAGTTCCGCACCCGTGTCGAGCGCAATGCCGACGGCACCACGGAAATCTACATCAGCCACCGCGGCGCCGAGGAAGTGCTGACGGGCCCGCAGAAGGAAATCGCGCAGTGGACCACGCGTCCGTCCGACCCGAACCTGGAAGCGCTGTTCCTGGCGCGCCTGATGACGAAGCTGGGCGGCACGGATGAGGCGGCCTCGAAGACGGCCGTCGACAACGCCATCGTGCAGCCCCTGCATGCGTTCCTGAAGGGCGAGGGCGCCAACCGCTACGTCGAGACGGACGAAGGCTTCGACCGTTCGTGGCGCCGCGTGGGCCTGGCGCTGGACCGCGCCGGCTTCACGGTGGAAGACCGCGACCGCGTGTCCGGCATCTACTTCGTGCGCTACGTCGCCGACCAAGTCGAGAAGAAGGGCTTCTTCAAGCGCCTGTTCAGCTGGGGTTCGTCGGAAGCGGACAAGGAAGCGCAGCGCTACCGCATCGTCGTCAAGGCGGCGGCCGATGGCAACACCAGCCAGGTCACCGTGCAGGACAACAAGGGCGTGGCGGATGCGTCGCCGACGGCCGAGAAGATCCTCTCTCTGCTGCAGGAGCAGTTGAAGTAA
- the hslO gene encoding Hsp33 family molecular chaperone HslO: MTQDTLQKFIFDNAAVRGELVDISATWREIQARHTYPVAVKRLLGQMVSAAALLSANLKFNGSIIMQIHGDGPVRLLVVECDSQLRMRATAKLNEDATIPDEANVIDLLNQHGKGRFIITLDPAEKVPGQQPYQGIVPLDGEDVATVIEHYMLRSEQLDTKLWLAADDNTARGLLLQKLPLHGGKAEANPVTQEEALETWNRASMLGATLKEEEMLTTTIDVLLQRLFWEETIRVFDPVHPSFHCTCNREKVGNMLKMLGREEVEEALAEQGKLGINCDFCGKHYDYDAVDCAQLFASDAPAEALIHATEAKH; this comes from the coding sequence ATGACCCAGGATACGCTGCAAAAATTTATTTTCGACAACGCCGCCGTACGTGGCGAGCTGGTCGACATTTCCGCCACCTGGCGCGAAATCCAGGCCCGCCACACGTACCCCGTTGCCGTCAAGCGGCTGCTGGGGCAGATGGTGTCCGCCGCCGCCCTGCTGTCGGCCAACCTGAAGTTCAACGGCTCCATCATCATGCAGATCCACGGCGACGGTCCCGTGCGCCTGCTGGTCGTCGAGTGCGACTCGCAACTGCGCATGCGCGCCACCGCCAAGCTCAACGAAGACGCGACGATACCCGACGAAGCCAACGTCATCGACCTGTTGAACCAGCATGGCAAGGGCCGCTTCATCATCACGCTGGACCCGGCCGAGAAAGTGCCGGGCCAGCAGCCTTACCAGGGCATCGTGCCGCTGGACGGCGAGGACGTGGCCACCGTCATCGAGCACTACATGCTGCGCTCGGAGCAGCTGGACACCAAGCTGTGGCTGGCGGCGGACGACAACACGGCACGCGGCCTCCTGCTGCAGAAGCTGCCGCTGCACGGCGGCAAGGCCGAGGCCAATCCGGTCACGCAGGAAGAAGCGCTGGAAACGTGGAACCGCGCCAGCATGCTGGGCGCCACCTTGAAGGAAGAGGAAATGCTGACGACGACGATCGATGTCCTGCTGCAGCGCCTGTTCTGGGAAGAGACGATCCGCGTGTTCGATCCGGTGCACCCCTCGTTCCACTGCACCTGCAACCGCGAGAAGGTGGGCAATATGCTGAAGATGCTGGGCCGCGAGGAAGTCGAGGAAGCGCTGGCCGAGCAGGGCAAGCTGGGCATCAACTGCGACTTCTGCGGCAAGCACTACGACTACGACGCCGTCGACTGCGCCCAGCTGTTCGCCAGCGATGCCCCGGCCGAGGCGCTGATCCACGCGACGGAGGCGAAGCACTGA
- the dapA gene encoding 4-hydroxy-tetrahydrodipicolinate synthase translates to MIKGSIVAIVTPMQADGSLDYAALNGLIDWHIAEGTNGIVIVGTTGESATVSVEEHCALIKACVDRVAGRIPVIAGSGGNSTAEAINLTRYAKEAGADATLQVVPYYNRPTQEGMYRHFKAIAEAVDLPVILYNVPGRTVADMSNETILRLAAIDNIVGVKDATGNIGRGIDLLRLAPSDFAVYSGDDPTAMALMLAGGKGNISVTANVAPRDMADMCAAAMEGDIAKAIEINNRVFPLHQKLFVEPNPVPVKWALAEMGKMPAGIRLPLVPLAEEFHAPVRAALQDAGVLQ, encoded by the coding sequence ATGATTAAGGGCAGCATTGTAGCAATCGTTACCCCGATGCAAGCGGACGGCAGTCTCGACTACGCGGCATTGAATGGGCTGATCGACTGGCACATCGCCGAGGGCACCAACGGCATCGTCATCGTCGGCACGACGGGCGAGTCGGCGACCGTGAGCGTGGAAGAGCACTGCGCGCTGATCAAGGCGTGCGTGGACCGCGTGGCCGGCCGCATCCCCGTGATCGCCGGCAGTGGCGGCAACTCGACGGCGGAAGCCATCAACCTGACCCGTTACGCCAAGGAAGCGGGCGCGGACGCCACGCTGCAAGTGGTGCCTTACTACAATCGCCCGACCCAGGAAGGCATGTACCGCCACTTCAAGGCGATCGCCGAAGCGGTCGACCTGCCCGTGATCCTGTACAACGTGCCCGGCCGTACCGTGGCCGACATGTCGAACGAGACGATCCTGCGCCTGGCGGCGATCGACAATATCGTCGGCGTCAAGGATGCGACCGGCAATATCGGCCGCGGCATCGACCTGCTGCGCCTGGCCCCGAGCGACTTCGCCGTCTACTCCGGCGACGACCCCACCGCGATGGCACTGATGCTGGCCGGCGGCAAGGGCAATATCTCCGTCACCGCCAACGTGGCGCCGCGCGACATGGCCGACATGTGCGCCGCCGCGATGGAAGGCGATATCGCCAAGGCCATCGAGATCAACAACCGCGTGTTCCCGCTGCACCAGAAGCTGTTCGTGGAACCGAATCCCGTGCCCGTCAAGTGGGCGCTGGCGGAAATGGGCAAGATGCCGGCCGGTATCCGCCTGCCGCTGGTGCCGCTGGCGGAGGAATTCCACGCACCCGTGCGCGCTGCCTTGCAAGACGCGGGCGTACTGCAGTAA
- a CDS encoding L-threonylcarbamoyladenylate synthase, producing the protein MSQYFQVHPQNPQARLIKQAAQIIHGGGVVAVPTDSCYALVCHLDDKGAVERLRRIRGIDEKHHLALLCRDLSEIGVYARVDNRQFRLLKLGTPGPFTFILEATRVVPRRLSHPSRKTIGLRVPETPIVEALMRELEQPLLSSTLILPGEDEPLNDPELINERIGKQLDLVIDGGACSMEMTTVVDLTGDEPALVRVGRGDPATLGL; encoded by the coding sequence ATGAGTCAATACTTCCAGGTCCATCCCCAGAATCCCCAGGCCCGCCTGATCAAGCAGGCGGCGCAGATCATCCACGGCGGCGGCGTCGTCGCCGTGCCCACCGACTCCTGCTACGCGCTGGTGTGCCACCTGGACGACAAGGGCGCCGTCGAGCGCCTGCGCCGCATCCGCGGCATCGACGAGAAGCATCACCTGGCGCTGCTGTGCCGCGACCTGTCCGAGATCGGCGTGTATGCCCGCGTCGACAACCGCCAGTTCCGCCTGCTGAAGCTGGGTACGCCGGGGCCGTTCACCTTCATCCTGGAAGCCACCCGCGTGGTGCCGCGCCGGCTGTCGCATCCGTCGCGCAAGACCATCGGCCTGCGCGTGCCGGAGACCCCCATCGTGGAGGCGCTGATGCGCGAACTGGAGCAGCCACTGCTGTCTTCGACGCTGATCCTGCCGGGTGAGGACGAACCGCTGAACGATCCGGAGCTGATCAACGAGCGCATCGGCAAGCAGCTCGACCTCGTCATCGACGGCGGTGCCTGCAGCATGGAGATGACGACCGTCGTCGACCTGACGGGCGACGAGCCGGCGCTGGTCCGCGTGGGTCGCGGCGACCCGGCGACCTTGGGCCTGTAA
- the htpX gene encoding protease HtpX, translating to MKRIILFIATNLAVMLVLSIVLSLLGIGRPGAGGQLQLGSLLAFSLVVGFTGSIISLLMSKPMAKWSTGARVIDAPQNSTEQWLLSTVQGLAQRAGIGMPEVAVYEGEPNAFATGAFKNSALVAVSTGLLQSMNREEVEAVLGHEVAHIANGDMVTLTLIQGVVNTFVVFLARVVGFFVDKVLLRGNEDRGPGIGYMVTVFVCEIVFGLLASIIVAWFSRQREFRADAGSARLLGSTAPMQRALARLGGMEPGALPQNIAASGISNGAGWSALFSTHPPFEQRIAALQALR from the coding sequence ATGAAACGCATCATCCTGTTTATCGCCACCAACCTTGCCGTCATGTTGGTGCTGTCCATCGTGCTGTCGCTGCTCGGCATCGGCCGGCCCGGCGCGGGCGGCCAGTTGCAGCTGGGTAGCCTGCTGGCGTTCTCGCTGGTGGTGGGCTTTACCGGCTCCATCATCTCGCTCCTGATGTCCAAGCCGATGGCCAAATGGTCGACCGGCGCGCGCGTCATCGATGCGCCGCAGAACTCCACCGAGCAATGGCTGCTGTCGACCGTGCAGGGCCTGGCGCAACGCGCCGGCATCGGCATGCCGGAAGTGGCCGTGTACGAGGGCGAGCCGAACGCGTTCGCCACCGGCGCCTTCAAGAACTCGGCGCTGGTCGCCGTCTCGACCGGCCTGCTGCAGTCGATGAACCGCGAGGAGGTCGAGGCCGTGCTGGGCCACGAGGTGGCGCACATCGCCAACGGCGACATGGTCACGCTGACCCTGATCCAGGGCGTCGTCAACACCTTTGTCGTGTTCCTGGCGCGCGTGGTCGGCTTCTTCGTCGACAAGGTCCTGCTGCGCGGCAATGAGGACCGCGGCCCGGGCATCGGCTATATGGTGACGGTATTCGTCTGCGAGATCGTGTTTGGCCTGTTGGCCTCGATCATCGTGGCCTGGTTCTCGCGCCAGCGCGAGTTCCGCGCGGACGCCGGCTCGGCGCGCCTCTTGGGCAGCACGGCGCCGATGCAGCGCGCGCTGGCGCGGCTGGGCGGCATGGAGCCGGGCGCGCTGCCGCAGAACATTGCCGCCTCCGGCATTTCGAACGGCGCCGGCTGGTCCGCGCTGTTTTCCACCCACCCTCCATTCGAACAACGGATCGCGGCGCTGCAGGCGCTGCGCTGA
- a CDS encoding gamma carbonic anhydrase family protein, with protein MAIYQLGEHVPEIDDTAFVADSATVIGKVTLQPDSSVWYGATIRGDNERITIGAGSNVQEGTVMHTDIGYPLDIGANVTIGHQAMLHGCTVGDGALIGIQAVILNGAKIGRGCLVGAGALVTEGKEFPDNMLIIGSPAKAVRELSAEDVARLKGSADSYVQRARLFKTQLKKIG; from the coding sequence ATGGCCATCTACCAGCTGGGCGAGCACGTGCCCGAGATCGACGACACCGCCTTCGTGGCCGACAGCGCCACCGTGATCGGCAAGGTGACGTTGCAACCGGACAGCTCCGTATGGTACGGCGCCACGATCCGGGGCGACAACGAACGCATCACGATCGGGGCCGGCAGCAACGTCCAGGAAGGCACTGTCATGCACACCGATATCGGCTACCCGCTCGACATCGGCGCCAACGTGACGATCGGCCACCAGGCCATGCTGCACGGCTGCACGGTGGGCGACGGCGCGCTGATCGGCATCCAGGCCGTGATCCTGAACGGCGCGAAGATCGGCCGCGGCTGCCTGGTGGGCGCGGGCGCCCTCGTCACGGAGGGGAAAGAATTCCCGGACAATATGCTGATCATCGGTTCGCCCGCAAAGGCCGTGCGCGAACTGTCGGCCGAGGATGTGGCGCGGCTGAAAGGCAGCGCCGACAGCTATGTGCAACGGGCACGGCTGTTCAAGACACAACTTAAAAAGATTGGATAA
- a CDS encoding tryptophan--tRNA ligase, producing MYPDRVVSGMRPTGSMHLGHYHGALKNWIRLQAEQPCLFFVADWHALTTHYDDPGIIEKATWDMLVDWLAAGIDPTQATLFIQSRVPEHAELHLLLSMATPLGWLERVPTYKDQIDNLAQRDLATYGFLGYPLLQAADVLIYRASAVPVGEDQVPHVEMMREIARRFNHLYGKEPGFEQKAQDAVKKLGSKRAKLYTELRTLYQQNGDDEALEQAKAMLDEAGSLSMIDRERLFGYLEGSRKLILVEPQVQLTAASRLPGLDGRKMSKSYGNAIGLREDAKSVTHKIRTMPTDPARVRRTDPGEPTRCPVWQFHQIYSDPPTQEWVQKGCRSAGIGCLECKQPVIDAVLAEQEPMHERAQPYLDDPSLVRAIVADGNETARKLAQETMRDVREAMGLSYT from the coding sequence ATGTATCCCGACCGCGTCGTTTCCGGCATGCGTCCCACGGGGAGCATGCACCTGGGGCACTACCACGGTGCCCTGAAGAACTGGATCAGGCTGCAGGCCGAGCAGCCCTGCCTGTTTTTTGTCGCCGACTGGCACGCGCTGACCACGCATTACGATGACCCCGGCATCATCGAAAAAGCGACCTGGGACATGCTGGTGGACTGGCTCGCGGCCGGCATCGACCCGACCCAGGCAACCCTGTTCATCCAGTCGCGCGTGCCCGAGCATGCGGAGCTGCACCTGTTGCTGTCGATGGCCACGCCGCTGGGCTGGCTGGAACGGGTGCCGACCTACAAGGACCAGATCGACAACCTGGCCCAGCGCGACCTGGCGACCTATGGTTTCCTGGGCTATCCGCTGCTGCAGGCGGCGGACGTGCTGATCTATCGCGCCAGCGCGGTGCCGGTGGGCGAGGACCAGGTGCCGCACGTGGAGATGATGCGCGAGATAGCGCGCCGCTTCAACCACTTGTACGGCAAGGAACCTGGCTTCGAGCAAAAGGCGCAGGACGCGGTGAAAAAGCTGGGCAGCAAGCGGGCCAAGCTGTATACGGAGCTGCGCACCTTGTACCAGCAGAACGGCGATGACGAAGCGCTGGAACAGGCCAAGGCCATGCTGGACGAGGCCGGCAGCCTGTCGATGATCGACCGCGAACGCCTGTTCGGCTACCTGGAGGGCAGCCGCAAGCTGATCCTGGTGGAACCGCAGGTGCAGCTGACGGCGGCGTCGCGACTGCCCGGGCTGGACGGGCGCAAGATGAGCAAGAGCTACGGCAACGCGATCGGCCTGCGCGAGGACGCCAAGAGCGTCACGCACAAGATCCGCACGATGCCAACCGACCCGGCGCGTGTGCGCCGCACCGATCCGGGCGAACCCACGCGCTGCCCGGTCTGGCAGTTCCACCAGATTTATTCCGATCCCCCCACGCAGGAATGGGTCCAGAAGGGCTGCCGCTCGGCCGGCATCGGCTGCCTCGAATGCAAGCAGCCCGTCATCGATGCCGTGCTGGCCGAGCAGGAGCCGATGCACGAGCGGGCGCAGCCCTACCTGGACGATCCGTCGCTGGTGCGTGCCATCGTGGCCGATGGCAACGAGACGGCCCGCAAGCTGGCCCAGGAAACGATGCGCGACGTGCGCGAGGCGATGGGCTTGAGCTATACCTGA
- a CDS encoding PEP-CTERM sorting domain-containing protein — protein MPYQYRPYNSVRFWADSVGEQLDAVGSPQALTLVGDGYTYAMTLTGRPALTTLRIDTAVTTEEDLSVLRRGGVSAASDLYHFTLAPNTGVRFFGVMSSRAVIEGEAGFEQWYNAHASMSVLIWDTNGGDEYYAFDEAYHNIRSLAGKNRSLDETIPYEVSYLNGSGNSRDGYLKLHLDQHSGAALPWPVPEPSAFWMMGAGLALMGMRARAGAWKPGRA, from the coding sequence ATGCCCTACCAGTACCGGCCATACAACTCGGTTCGGTTCTGGGCGGACAGCGTGGGAGAGCAGCTCGATGCGGTGGGCTCTCCGCAGGCGCTAACCCTTGTCGGGGACGGGTACACGTATGCGATGACGCTGACCGGGCGCCCGGCGCTTACGACACTGCGGATCGATACCGCCGTTACCACCGAGGAGGATTTGTCGGTATTGCGCAGGGGGGGCGTATCGGCCGCGAGCGACCTCTACCATTTCACCCTGGCGCCCAACACGGGCGTGCGTTTCTTTGGCGTCATGTCGAGCAGGGCCGTCATCGAGGGCGAAGCCGGCTTTGAGCAATGGTATAACGCGCATGCCTCCATGAGTGTCCTGATATGGGACACCAACGGTGGCGATGAATACTACGCCTTCGATGAGGCATACCACAACATTAGGAGCTTGGCCGGGAAAAACCGTTCGCTTGACGAGACGATTCCTTACGAAGTCTCATACCTGAACGGCAGCGGCAACAGCCGCGACGGTTATCTGAAGCTCCACCTTGACCAGCACTCGGGGGCCGCGCTGCCGTGGCCTGTACCGGAACCATCGGCATTCTGGATGATGGGTGCGGGGCTGGCTCTGATGGGTATGCGCGCCAGGGCCGGAGCCTGGAAGCCAGGCAGGGCCTGA